Below is a window of Thermoflexus sp. DNA.
AGCATCGGTGGGCGTTGCGTCGCCATCGGGCACAGACCGCCGAGGCGATCCGGCGGGCTGAGCGAAAGCTGCGGCGGTTCCTGACCGAGCTGGAAGCCTGGCGAAGCATGGAGGAATCCCTGGAGCGGGCGCTGTTCCCTCCATGGGAGGATTTATGCCAGCGTCTGCAGGCGGGGACGGATCTCTGGTTCCGCCATCGGGGGGATCCGGATTTCCTGAGCGTTCGGGCAGGCATTCGTCGGTCGCCGTTGCTCGCCCGCCATGGCCGGCCGCTTCCGGATCTCGAGGATCTTCCGCTGCCCCTGCAGGGCATCGTCCGGGCGATCACGGGCGCCATTCAGGCTGAGGTCGAGCGTCCGCTTCCGCTTTTGCTCCGCGCATCCACCGCCCTGATCGCTTTCCCGGGTCAAGAAGGGGCCATCGCCCGGCTCCTTCTGGAGCTGGCCTTGACCCACGCGCCTTCCGAGATGGAGATCCGGGTGGGCCTCGGGGACCCGGGTTGGGCCTTCCTCCGGTGGTTGCCGCACGTGGGGGAGCTCCGGGAAGGCTATGCCGGGGGACCGGCCCGGATCCGGGAGATGCTGTTTGAGGAGTTTTTCCGAAGGAGAAGTCGCGGGGGAGAGGGCCCGGCGGTGATCGCCCTGGGGGATGCCGGATGGCTGACCGACGGCCGCCTGGGCATGCTGCTGCGGGAGGGCCCTGCCGTGGGCCTCTATCCCCTCCTGATCCTTCCCCCTGGGGCTTCCATCCCGGGGGGGATCCGCACCCTTGGCATTTGGATGCCCGACGGGGGGATCCGGATCCTGGATCTGGCCAGTGGACAGGCGGTGGAGGGAATGGATCCCGCCCCGCGCCTCTCTCCGGGGCAGGCCGAGGCGCTGGCTTTCTCCCTCTCCCGCCTGCGACCCATGGGAGTGGGGGATATCGGGACCGTCCGTCCAGCCCCCGCCCTGTGGGGGATCCATGAGCCCGACCCTCAGACGCTGAGGCAGGTGATCCAGAAAGCCCGGAACGGGCGCGAGCGCCTGGCGATCCCCGTGGGATACACCGACGAAGGGCTACCTTTTCTACTGGATCTGCACGACCGGGCCCATGGGCCCCACGCCATGGTGATCGGGACCACCGGGTCGGGCAAAAGCGAGGCCATGCGGACCCTGGCCCTGGCCCTGGCCCTTCATTTCTCCCCGGAGCGGGTGCGGCTGCTCTTCATCGACTTCAAGGGGGGCGGCGCGTTTGCCCCCCTGGAGGGCCTGCCCCATTGCGTCGGGCTGCTCTCCAACCTGGATCCCCGGGAGGCGGCCCGGGCGCTGGAGACCCTGGAAGGGGAGCTGGACCGCCGGCAGCGGATCCTGGCGGAGCGGGGAGCGGATCACGCCGACGCCGCGGGGCTGCCCCATCTGGTGGTGATGGCCGATGAGTTCGCCGAGATGCTGGAGCAGATCCCGGATGGGATGGGGCGGATGATCCGCCTGGCCCGGCTGGGGCGGAGCCTGGGGATGCATCTGGTGCTGGCGACCCAGCGGCTGGGGAGCGCGGTCCCCGGGGAGCTCCGGGCCAACCTCCGGGTCCGGATCGCGTTGCGCTGTGAGACGCCGGAGGAATCGGCGGCGGTGCTGGGACGGCCGGACGCGGCGTATCTGCCCGGGAGCGGCTGGGCCTTCATTCAGGTCGGGCAGAACGAGGTGTTCCGACGGATTCGGTTCGCGTATGCCTCGGGGGCCTCGATCGGCGTACAGGAGGAATACCGGATGGACCCGGCGGATCCGAACCGGGCGCTGCGGATCGATCGAGTGGGAGGCGACGGCGTGCGGGATCTGGATCGGCTGGCCCTCGTGCTCCGGACGATGGATCCCCCGGTGCCGTCGCTGGCCCCGCCCTCTCTGCCAGAGGATCCGGGCGTTCCGGAGGAAGAGGGCATCGACCAGATCGGCCTGGGGATAGCGGATTTCCCGGAGCAGGGGGAGATCCGCTGGGTGTTCTGTGAGAGGCAGACTCCGGATCTCATGCTGATCGGTCAGGCGGGAACCGGAAAGACCCGGATCCTCCAGGGGATGGCGTCGGCAGCGGCCCGGGCCGGCCGGCGGGCCTTTGTCGTCGATGGACGCGGGGAGTGGCGGGAGGTTCCGTGGGCAGTCCGGGTGGATCCCCTGGATCGGGAAGGGGTGGGCCGGCTGTTTCGGATCCTGCGGGCGGAAGCGGGCCCCGCCCTGCTGGTGCTGGATGGGGCGGACAGCATCGCGGAGGAGGCGCAGATGGCGCTGGAGACGGGGCTGGAGATGGCACGAGCCCGCGCCGATCTCTGGATTTGGATCGGGTCACGGCGGGAGGTGGCCCTGCGATCCCTACGGGGGCGGCCCGCCCATCGGGTGGTGCTCCCGCTGGAAGCTCGGGACTGGGAAGCCATCGTCGGGCGTCTGCCGATCCCGGAGGAACCCTTCGGGGGTCGCTGGTGGGGAGAGGGGCGGTGGCGGGAAATCCGGCTGCGGCGACAGGGGGTGCTGGCGCCTCCTGTTCCACCGCTCCCTCGAGCTCCCCGAGCCTCCTGGTCCGATTTACCCTCGCCCGCGCAGGGGGAAGGAGGGGTGACCCTTCCTCTCGGATGGTGGGATGACGATCTGCAGCCGGCCGTTCTCCTTCTGGACCGGCGGCGGCCGGCGCTGGGGATGGCCCCGGAGGTGGCCTGGGGACGGGGAGTGATGGAAGGGCTGGTGCGCCGGCTTCAGGAGGCCATGGGGAGGGTGCTGGCGTGGGATCCCGAGGGTCTGCTGGAGGGGTTGGTGAAGGGGGAAGAGGACCCCCGGGCTTTCCTGGAGCTTGCGATGGCGGGGGAGGCCACAGGATCCGGGGGCCTCCTGGTGGTGGCAGATACGGATGCCCTGCGGATGCGGATGGGGTATGGGGAGGAGATCCCGGTCGCCCTGCGGCGCTCCGAGCGCTGGATCTGGTTGTGGGTAGGGCGAGATGGGTTGGGGCTGCGCGGGTGGCGGTTGCTTCCCGAGCCGGAGGATCGGGGAACGCCGCCGATCGCAGCGGGCCATCCAGGTCTGACTTGGCTGGCCACGTCCGGCCAGGGCCGCTGGGTCATCCTCCCGGTGCGCTCATGAACCTCCGCGATCCGCTCGAACCGTTGGAACTGGGGCTTTCGCGAGGAGGCCATCGCAAGCGGTTTGCGCTTCCCCAAAAAGATGTCTCCCCATGCCCGTGGGGAGAAGAGGTGATGTTCTCCATTCTCCATATATTGGAGGCGATCCATGCTTCGCGCACGACAGGCACTTCCTTTGTTGATTGGGTTGGCCCTGGCAGCGGTTGTGGCGATCGCTGCCCGAATGCTCGTCACGATGGGTGTGCCCGGCCAGGTCGCAATCGCCGTGGCGGCTGTCCCGCTCTATCCCGGGGATACCCTTACCGAGGAGCGCGTTCGAACGGTTACCGCCTATGATGCTCCGGCTGTGCGGGGGATGATCCGGGAGGCCGATCTCCCGCGTTACGCGGGGGGGACCGTGCTGATGTTCATTCCGGCAGGAGCGGCGATCCCCCGGACGGCGATCCTTCCCTCCGGCCAGCTCACGGCGGCGGCCCGTCTTTCCTCCGTGCTGGTGGAGGGAGAACAGCTGCTTTCCCTGCAGGATACGGATCGGCTTCAGGCGCCGCCTTTTTCCATGCTGCGCCCCGGGGACTGTCTGGATGTGGTGGCGTTCTTCGAAGCACCCGCCGGGGGCGCCGCCCCGACCGCCGTATCCGCGGGGCTTGAGGGAATCCCCCCTCGGACACCGGGGGCGGAAATTACCGGGACGATGGGCCTGACCCTTCCCACCCGCCCCATGGCGAAATGGATCGCCCGCGGAGTGGTGCGCTCGATCCTGGGTTTCCCAAGCCCTTCCGGCGGTGAGGGAACATCCGCGGTGCGAACATCGGGCGCTTCCACCGGCGCGCCGCGGCTATTGCTGGGGGTGCCCCAAAGCGCGCTGGAGGGGATCGTGTATGCCCTGGAGACCGCGAAGATGGTCTATCTGATGGTGGCGCCCCCGTGCGCCCGCGCGGAGATCCCCCCCTCCACCGGGTTCGCGGAGCAGGATCTGGAACAATGGGTCTGGGCCGGCCGGCGGGCCGCCGGGGCGCCCGCTTTCTTCCTTCCATCTGGATCTCCACCCCAACGGTAAGGGAGAAACGATGGGCATGAATATCGTCATCCTGGGGAACCTGAGTGGGATCGGCGGGGAGATCGCCAATCAGCTGGCCCGTTTAGGGCATGAAGCGTATGCGATGCCTGGGGTGGTGGCAGTGGAAATCCTGGCTGGCCTCCGCCCGCAGCTCCTCATCCCGGTGGCAACGGAAACCGGGATGACCACCGAGACGGTCAGCCGCCTGGTGGCGGAAACTGGGGCTGCGGTCATTGTGGTGGCCTCCCCGGGGAGCCCCTGGGCGACTTGGGGGGAACATCTCCAGTATCCGGTGATCGCCCCGGAGCGCGCGGCAGGGGAAATCGCGGCCCGCCTCAGCGAGCTGATGGCCCAGGTTCAGGCCACCGAACAGGCCCGGTATTTGCAGACGGTTTATGGGGCGCCCGTCGTGGTGGCCAGTCAGCCCCGCGTGATCGGGTTCGGAGGCCCCAAGGGAGGGACCGGGAAGAGCACGGTCGCGGCGAACGCCGCGGCCCTCCTGGCGGCCCGGGGGCTCTCCGTCCACCTCATCGATGCCGAATCGGATACGCGGGGGAACCAGCCCGATTTATTCCGGCTGGGAGAGGGAATCCCTATCTATTCCATCATCGAGCTGGCCAGCCACCACCCGCCCATGCCCCGCGCCGGCGGCGTGTTCGAACCCGGCGCCCATATCCCGATCTTCTGGAGCCAGGTGCCGGCCCCGCGGGGGATCCGCTGGAACCTGCGCCTCACCGCCGGGTTGTTGACCCTGGATCCCTTGATGGGGGAACATTCCCTTTCCGTTCTGGCTCGGGCGGCGGATTGGCTGGATTTCGCCATTGAACGAGCGACCGGGGAGGGATACACCGTGGTCCTGGACACCGGCAATAACCTGATGTCGCCGCTCTCGCTGCGAGCGATCAATCGCTCCCAGGTGCTCTATATCATCCTGGAGCCCGAGGACACCGGGCTGATCGCCGGGGCTTCCTGGCTGGCGCACGTCTACCGGATGGCTGGCCCTGCGGCCTTTTCCAGCAAGGTTCGAATTGTCTTCAATAAAGTGCGTGGGGAATCCGGCTCCGAGCTGGTCGGGCGGTTGCGGGAGCATGTGGAAGCGATCCTGGGTCACCGACTGCCGCGGGCGATGCCGGTGCACATTTTGCCCTATCTGGATCTGGATATCGCCCGATCGCAGACCAACCTGCGGCTGGGCGTGGAGCACCTGGCGGTCCTTCAGGCCCTGACGGGCGGACGATATGCGGAGGAAACCCGCGGGTTCACCGAGGCGCTCCAGTCCATGTTATCGGAGCTCTTCCCGGTCCTCGCCGCTGCCTCTCCGACGCGAGAGGCCTCCCCGCGGTTTCGGTTCCCATGGAGAAGATAGCGCTGTTTTCCTCTTTTTTTTCTCAGGGCGAGGGTTGCAGGATCCGGGGTAGCGGTCCATGCATATCGGGGATCCCGACTCGGGTTAGGAGCGCTCCGAACCTTGAGAGGAGCGAATTTGACGGTTTCGCCCCATCTGATTTAACATAGCGATGTCTCCAAAGCGGAGCCCAGCTTACGGATGAGGAGGAGAAGCCATGAAGCACAACCGCCCGCCATAGTTCCTTCTCTTGGCTGTGCTCGGCCTGGTGGCCCTGAGCGCATGCCGTCAGGCGACTCCAGCGCCTCTGACGCCTACGACTGCCCCTGCTCCGACTCCAACCTCGGCTCCTGCGCCCTCTCCGACCGCTGCCCCTGTGGGCATTCAGGAACTCGTCCTTTCCACGGTCGCCTCCCAGGAGGCAGGGGTCCAGCAACTCCAGGCGGGTCAGATCGATATCTACGCGGAGACGGTATCAAACCCCCAGCTGTTCAAGACGGTGCGCGGCGATGCCAAGTTGGGTTATAACTTGGCCTGGGGCGCTTACACAGAGCTCACCTTCAACCCCGTGTTGAACTTCAAAGACGGTCGGCTGAATCCCTTCGGGGACCCGCAGATTCGAGAGGCGATGAATTGGCTGATCGATCGCAACTACATTGCCCAGGAGATCTATGGAGGCTTGGCCACGCCCAAGTGGTTGCCCCTGAGTTCCGCCTTCCCCGACTATGCCCGATATGTAGATGTGGCGCGTGCTCTGGAGCGTCAGTACGCGCACAATCCGGACAAGGCGAAGCAGGTCATTGCGGATCGCATGAAGGCGCTGGGGGCCACCCTCGGGCCGGACGGAAAGTGGCTATATAAAGGCAAGCCGGTCACCTTGATCTTCATTATTCGGACGGAGGATGAGCGCAAAGCCATCGGCGACTATGTGGCAGGCCTGCTGGAGCAGGTCGGGTTTACTGTGGATCGGCAGTATAAGACCCGGAAGGAGGCCTCGCCGATCTGGCTCCGGAGCGATCCCGCCGAGGGCAAGTGGCACCTCTACACCGGAGGGTGGATCAACACAGCGGTCTCCCGGGATGATTCTACGGTGTTCGCTGATTTCTATACGCCACAGACCAGTGCCCTGGCGGGCACCCCTCTGGCCACCGCCTACAAGCCTTCTCCGGAGTTCCTGGATGTGGCCACGAAGCTGCAAAACCGGCAGTATCGCACCCTGGAGGAGCGAGCTCAGCTGTTCCGCCGGGCCATGGAGCTGGCGCTGAAGGATTCCGTCCGGGTATGGCTGGTCGATCAGCAATCCTTCAACGCCCGCAAGGCGGATCTGACTGCAGCCTATGATCTGGCCGGCGGCCTCGGCGGATCCCGATTGGTTCCCTATACCCTTCACTGGCTCAAGAACCCTGCCCCCCAGGTGCGCATCGCCTTCAACGGGATCCTGATTGACCCCTACAACCCGGTGGCCGGCTCCAACTGGGTCTCCGATGCCTTCGCCTATCGGGCCACCAGTGACCCGGCGGCCATGCCGGATCCTTATACAGGGCTTTACTGGCCCCAGCGGCTCGAGCGGGCAGAGGTAGTGGTCCGGGAAGGATTACCGGTAACTCGGACTCTGGATTGGGTCTCCCTGCAGACGGCGAAGGAGATCCAGGTCCCCGCCGATGCCTGGGTGGACTGGGACGCGAAGGCCCAGCGGTTCGTTCGCGCCAGCGAGCGTTATACCCAGCCTGTGAGCGTTCAGGCTAAGGTCACGGTGTATTACCCGGCAGACCTGTTCCAGAAGGTGAAATGGCATGACGGCTCGCCCCTCTCTCTGGGGGATTTCATCCTGAACTTGATCCTGACCTTCGATCGAGCCAAGCCAGATAGCCCCATCTATGACGAATCCTATGTCCCGAGCTTCGAATCCTTCATGCAGCGATTCAAGGGTGTCCGCATCGTCTCAACGAACCCGCTGGTGATCGAAAGCTATGTGGACGCTTTCGAGCTGGATGCCGAGGTCCTGGCCGCTGGCTGGACATGGTTCCCTGACTATAGCTTTGGGCCGGGTCCGTGGCATACCCTCGCGCTGGGGATCCGGGCGGAGGCCGATAAGAAGCTGGCCTTCTCCTCCGATAAGGCGGAGAAGCTGAAGGTGGAATGGATGAACATGGTGGCCGGACCCAGCCTGGATGTGCTGAAGGCCGCGCTGGATCAGGCCGCGCAAGAGGGTTATCTCCCCTATG
It encodes the following:
- a CDS encoding FtsK/SpoIIIE domain-containing protein, which gives rise to MGLWQKRDGLEIYIPEIAPERIWPGMRRLPPPPGDPPEIPDVPGFPPMPERSPWWTYAPWFLMSAVYGLMGPLAFGGRGWMYLLFIPLAAGSSILAGEIQHRWALRRHRAQTAEAIRRAERKLRRFLTELEAWRSMEESLERALFPPWEDLCQRLQAGTDLWFRHRGDPDFLSVRAGIRRSPLLARHGRPLPDLEDLPLPLQGIVRAITGAIQAEVERPLPLLLRASTALIAFPGQEGAIARLLLELALTHAPSEMEIRVGLGDPGWAFLRWLPHVGELREGYAGGPARIREMLFEEFFRRRSRGGEGPAVIALGDAGWLTDGRLGMLLREGPAVGLYPLLILPPGASIPGGIRTLGIWMPDGGIRILDLASGQAVEGMDPAPRLSPGQAEALAFSLSRLRPMGVGDIGTVRPAPALWGIHEPDPQTLRQVIQKARNGRERLAIPVGYTDEGLPFLLDLHDRAHGPHAMVIGTTGSGKSEAMRTLALALALHFSPERVRLLFIDFKGGGAFAPLEGLPHCVGLLSNLDPREAARALETLEGELDRRQRILAERGADHADAAGLPHLVVMADEFAEMLEQIPDGMGRMIRLARLGRSLGMHLVLATQRLGSAVPGELRANLRVRIALRCETPEESAAVLGRPDAAYLPGSGWAFIQVGQNEVFRRIRFAYASGASIGVQEEYRMDPADPNRALRIDRVGGDGVRDLDRLALVLRTMDPPVPSLAPPSLPEDPGVPEEEGIDQIGLGIADFPEQGEIRWVFCERQTPDLMLIGQAGTGKTRILQGMASAAARAGRRAFVVDGRGEWREVPWAVRVDPLDREGVGRLFRILRAEAGPALLVLDGADSIAEEAQMALETGLEMARARADLWIWIGSRREVALRSLRGRPAHRVVLPLEARDWEAIVGRLPIPEEPFGGRWWGEGRWREIRLRRQGVLAPPVPPLPRAPRASWSDLPSPAQGEGGVTLPLGWWDDDLQPAVLLLDRRRPALGMAPEVAWGRGVMEGLVRRLQEAMGRVLAWDPEGLLEGLVKGEEDPRAFLELAMAGEATGSGGLLVVADTDALRMRMGYGEEIPVALRRSERWIWLWVGRDGLGLRGWRLLPEPEDRGTPPIAAGHPGLTWLATSGQGRWVILPVRS
- a CDS encoding ABC transporter substrate-binding protein, which translates into the protein MLGLVALSACRQATPAPLTPTTAPAPTPTSAPAPSPTAAPVGIQELVLSTVASQEAGVQQLQAGQIDIYAETVSNPQLFKTVRGDAKLGYNLAWGAYTELTFNPVLNFKDGRLNPFGDPQIREAMNWLIDRNYIAQEIYGGLATPKWLPLSSAFPDYARYVDVARALERQYAHNPDKAKQVIADRMKALGATLGPDGKWLYKGKPVTLIFIIRTEDERKAIGDYVAGLLEQVGFTVDRQYKTRKEASPIWLRSDPAEGKWHLYTGGWINTAVSRDDSTVFADFYTPQTSALAGTPLATAYKPSPEFLDVATKLQNRQYRTLEERAQLFRRAMELALKDSVRVWLVDQQSFNARKADLTAAYDLAGGLGGSRLVPYTLHWLKNPAPQVRIAFNGILIDPYNPVAGSNWVSDAFAYRATSDPAAMPDPYTGLYWPQRLERAEVVVREGLPVTRTLDWVSLQTAKEIQVPADAWVDWDAKAQRFVRASERYTQPVSVQAKVTVYYPADLFQKVKWHDGSPLSLGDFILNLILTFDRAKPDSPIYDESYVPSFESFMQRFKGVRIVSTNPLVIESYVDAFELDAEVLAAGWTWFPDYSFGPGPWHTLALGIRAEADKKLAFSSDKAEKLKVEWMNMVAGPSLDVLKAALDQAAQEGYLPYAPTMGEYVKKEEIQSRYANLKKWVEAHNHFWVGMGPFYLDKVFPTEKTVSLKRFADFPDPPDKWARFSAPRLATVSVEGPSQVTAGSEATFEVSVKEKDRPYPAADVQSVRYLVFDAQGQVAASGQAAPVAEGRYQVRLTGDVTQKLGAGSNRLEVIVTVKPVSLPAFASLEFISTK